The following is a genomic window from Opitutaceae bacterium.
AGACAAATAGGCTCCGATTTTCTTCAACCGTAGTGACGGATGGCGCGGATTCTCTTTCAAAATAGCAAAACTCTTGTCGGCGAGGTCACGAACGCTTTCCGGGAGAAGTCGGTAGTGGAACCAGAAGTCAGGTGATGCGAAATGCTTCACAACTCGGTGCACTCGCCCGCTTCGAACGACGCATCTGCCTTCTTTCCCAGTCTGTCGAGCTTGCCTGCCGCCACATCGCGCTCGAACTGTTCGTCCCAGCGCTTCGCGGCATACTCCTCCAGCCATCTGGTGAACGCACCAAACTCGCCAGAAGATAGGCTTCGCACTTCCTTTTCGAGGTCGGCTAAACTCATGGCGAAAACGTTACCAACGCACCCAGAACGCTGCAAATCATTTTGCCGAACGTTTGAGCTCAGACACGGAGTTGAGCTGACGTCGGGGGCATCGATCGGGTGCAACTTTCCGATTCAATTATTAACACCGGGCAATCCGTCCATTGGAGACATTTCAACCGGGTTGACATTGCTGTCAGACAATGTTGACTGACAGACATGAAAACCACGATCCGGGCATTTCAAAGGGAGTTTCCCCGAATGCGCAGGCTGGCCGCAGCGGGCAAGACGGTGGTCATTGAGGCGAACGGCCAGACCTTTGAGTTTCGCGCGCGTGCCGCGAATCCCAGTTTGCTTGGCTGCATGAAGGAGCGCACGCATGCCGATCGACTGTGTTCGGGACCGGTCATACCCTTGCAGGAATGGGGTGATCTGGCCAGGTGAGATACCTGCTCGACACACATGCTGTTCTCTGGAGCGCAGCTGACTCGATCCGGCTGTCCGCCTCCGTTCGCCGCTTGCTGCGGGACCGACCTGACAGTGACTTTGCGATGGCCGCAATCTCCCTCTTGGAAATTGCCCGCTTGGCAAGCGTGCGCGAGGTGGGGTTGGATCCCAGTCCGGCTCAATGGCTGGAGGACATCCCCCAACGCTATGCGATTCTGCCTCTCACGCCTGCCATTGCCTGGCGCACCGTCTGTCTTGAATGGACACACAAGGATCCCGCGGATCGCATGATCTGCGCCACTGCGCTGGAGCATCAGCTCACCGTCATCACCCAAGACCGCGAAATCACCCGCTGGGGAGGGGTCCGGGTGCTTTGGTAGTCCGGGAACAAGAGCCAAGGGGTCGACGACTTGCAGACGCGAGGCCCTCCAGTTGGCAATGTCGTCAAACCAACAGGCTAGCCGGCCTTCTCCATCTCGGCCAGCCGGCCCGCGGCCTGTTCCCAGGCCTCCGTTGCCTCGGTGATCTGGTCGACGATTGAACTCAGCTCCCGGTTGAGATGCTGCGCCTTCCCCGGAACCGCATAGGTCTCGGGCGCCTCGAGTTCTGCGGTGAGCTCGGACTGCTTTGCCTCGAGTTCGGAAACCGTCTGTTCCAGTTTCCCCACCTCCGTGCGGAGTTGCTTCAGCTCAGCCTTGTTCACTGCGGGTTTCCTGGCGGGCGCGGCCGGTTTCTGCGTTTCGGCAGACTGGGCCGGTCGCGCGTCAGTGAAGCCCGCGGTCAGCGCCGCCCGTTCATTCGTGGCCTTCGATTTTTCAAGGTAGTAGTCGTAGTTTCCGGCGTAGGGCGTGAGGCGGCCCGAATGCACGTGAAGGACGGTCTGCGCCAGCGCCCGGATGAAATAGACGTCGTGGCTGATGAAAACGAGCGTGCCCTCGTAATCCTTGAGCGCGTTGACCAGCGCGTCGATCGACTGGATGTCGAGGTGCGTGGTCGGCTCGTCCATCATCAGGAAATTGGGCGGCTTCACAAGCAGCCGGGCCAGCGCCAGGCGCGACTTCTCGCCTCCCGAAAGCACCGACACTTTCTTGAAAACATCGTCCTTCCGGAAAAGGAACGCACCGAGAATCGCGCGCACCTGCTGCTCGGTGAGCTGATTCTCCTGCGTGCGGAGCTCCATCACGTTGTCAAACACCGTCGAATCAGCCTTCAGGTTGTCGAGGCGGTTTTGGGCAAAATACCCCGTGACAACGTTGCTGCCCGTTTCACGCGTGCCGCCCTGGATCGGAATCACATCCGCGAGGATTTTCAGCAGTGTTGACTTGCCGGAGCCGTTGGGGCCGACGAGCACGATGCGCTGCCCGCGCTCCGCCGAGAAGTTGAGATCGCGATAAACCACGTGATCCCCATAGGCTTGCTGCACGTTCTCCAGGGTGGCCACCTTGAGACCGGAGCGCGGCGGCTGGGGGAACTTGAAATGGATGCGCTTGAGTTCCTCCATCGGCTCATCGACCGCCACCTCCTTGAGTCGCTCGATCTGCTTCTCCTTCGACTTCGCGCGCGAGGCCATCGAGGCCTTCGCACCAAAGCGGTCGACGAACTTCTGCAGGTGCGCGATCTCGCGCTGTTGATTCTTGAAGGCCGCCGCCTGCTGCTCCTTGCGCGCCTCCTTTTCGACAAGGTAGTCGTCGTAGTTTCCGGTGTAGCGGTGCAGGGTGCCGCTGCGGAGCTCGAGTATGCCATTGCACAGCGCATTCAGAAACGCGCGATCGTGCGAGATGACCACGAGTCCGCCGGGATACCGGGTCAGATAATCCTGAAACCAGAGCAGCGCCTCCAGGTCGAGGTGGTTGGTCGGCTCGTCGAGCAGGAGCAGCGCCGGCTCGTTGACAAGGAGTCGCGCCAGATGCGCGCGCATCACCCAGCCGCCGGAGAACGACTTCGCAGGCTTGAGGGCATCAGCCTCTCGGAAACCCAGTCCGGCCAGTATCTTTTTCGCGCGCGGCTCGAGCGTATAGTCGATGTCGTAATCGTCGTCGTTCTCGGGCTCGAGTTTTCTGCCGCTGGTCGCGATGTGCAGGATCGATTCATCGCCCACCGGTGCGCTCTCCTGCGGGAGGAATCCGAAATCGGAGCCCCGTTCCCACGTGATCGTCCCTTCATCCGGAGCCTCCTCGCCAAGGATCAGATTGAAGAGCGTCGACTTGCCGGCGCCGTTTGGACCGACCAGGCCAAACCGGTCGGTCCGGGCTACAAACAGCGACACCCCGGCGAAGAGCTCGCGGGTACCGTAGGACTTGGCGACATCAGCAATCGTTAGCATGCGAATCGAACACCAAAGCCCATCCCAAGCCCTCCGCCCAGCCCGATTTTTCCAGCGCTGGCTCTTCATGCAGCTCGTATTCACGAAAGTGTCCGCCGTTCACCCAGCTCCACGGGGTTTGACACTTTGAACCTGCTGAGTCTCAACAAGACCAAACGCACCCAAGTCGAATCGACGCTGGTGAAATTTCCTCTTCTTGATCTACATCAAGAACCTCTTTCAAGCTGTGTGTATGATGTCACTGTGATCTACTTTTCTAATGATCAAACAATCATAGCAGAAGAATAACTTATCCATAATTAACCCTTTCCGTTGCCATTCAACTGAAACCGCAATTCCTCCAAATCATGAAAAATGCCAGATTCCTTGCTGGAATCCTCTTCGCCTCCGTCACCGCCGCCAATGCGTTCGAGGGTCCATCCGAAGCAATCGGTCGTGTTCATCTTCCGGCGCATATCGCCGCCCTGCCGATTGAAGAAGCCGTTCTGACGGCTCCTCCCCACGTCCCGCCAGCGATCAAGCGGCGTTCACCGGCACGCGTCGTTGTCCACCTCGAAGTCCGCGAGGTGACCGCGCGCATCGCCGACGGCACGCAGTACACGTTCTGGACTTTCGGCGGAAGCGTGCCCGGCTCCTTCATTCGCATCCGAAAAGGCGATGTCGTTGAGTTTCATCTCAACAATCACCCTTCCTCCAAGCTGCCCCATAATATCGACCTCCACGCCGTGACAGGTTCGGGTGGCGGCGCTTCATCGACCTTTACAGCCCCTGGCCACAGTTCGCAATTCACCTTCAAGGCCTTGAATCCAGGCCTCTTCGTCTATCATTGCGCCACCGCTCCAGTGCCCATGCACATCGGCAACGGCATGTATGGACTGATCCTCGTCGAGCCGGAGGAAGGCCTCCCGCCTGTCGACAAGGAATACTACGTCATGCAGGGCGATTTCTACACCAACGGCCCCTACGCGGGCGGCGGTCTCCAGCTGTTCGACACGCCCAAGTCCATCGACGAAAGACCGACTTACGTGCTCTTCAACGGCTCCGTGGGTTCGATCATCGGTGACAAGTCCCTCACCGCCGAGGTTGGCGAAAAGGTGCGCATCTACTTCGGCGTTGGCGGTCCCAATCTGACCTCCTCATTCCACGTCATTGGAGAAATCTTCGACAAGGTTTACGTCGAAGGCGGCACCCATGTTGCCCAGGAGAATGTTCAGACCACAATGGTGCCGGCGGGTGGAGCGGCGATCCTTGACTTCAAGGTGGACGTGCCCGGCACCTATGTTCTCGTCGATCATTCACTCAGCCGCGCCTTCAACAAGGGCGCACTGGGCATGCTCAAGGTCAGCGGGCCTGAAGACCGAGTGATCTACTCCGGAAAGGAAGTCGACGCCGTCTATCTCGGATCAGCAGCCGAGGCCGGCTCGATTGCAGCCAAGCAGCAGGTTGACCTCGAAAAGAAGATCGCCGCCGAGATCAAGGCCAACCCGACCATCGTCAGCCTCAACAAGGAAATGCAGATGGCCAAGGGGAAGCAGATCTACATGGGCAATTGCTTCGCCTGCCACCTTCCCTCAGGCGAGGGCATCCCCGGTGTCTTCCCTCCTCTTGCCAAGTCCGATTACATGATGGCTGATCGCGATCGAGCCATACGGATCGTGATGAAGGGATTGAACGGACCCATCACCGTCAATGGACAGGCCTACAACGGTGTCATGCCGCCGCAAAGGGATATTCTCACCGAGGAGCAGATGGCCGACGTGCTCACCTACGTTACCAATACCTGGGGCAACACAGCCGAGGCCTTCACGGTCGACGATGTTCGCCGCGTAAAGGGCGAATAGGCCGGGCCAATCCAACCAGGCATCCCACCGACCATGCCTCGCCACGCATTCCTGCCGATTGCAGCCGCCGTTGCACTTGCAACCGGCAGCGCGCTCATCGCTGGCGAGGCCATGGTCACCATCCCCGCCGGAATCCACCGGCCGGTCACCCGGTCTGCGACGGATCCCGAAGCGATCCAGGTCGCGGCCTTCCGGCTTGAAACGCTGCCGGTTACCAACGCCGAGTTTCTCGCCTTCGTCACCGCCAATCCGCAATGGAGGCGATCACAGGTTTCCCCGCTCTTTGCCGACGAGACCTACCTGCGTCACTGGGCGGGCGATCTTGAACTCGGAGCCAAGGCACTTCCCGACGCACCGGTCGTCAACGTGACATGGTTCGCCGCACGCGCCTACGCCCGCAGCCAAAACCGCCGTCTCCCAACCCTCGCGGAGTGGGAACTCGCCGCAACCGCCGGCTATGCGACACGCATCGGGCGCGATGAACCCGCCTTCGTTCGCGATCTCTACGCCTGGCTGGTAGCGCCCACCCCTGATGTCATTCCATCAGTCAGCACCGCCCGCGCCACGCTGGACGGCGCCCGCGGCCTGCATGGACTGGTCTGGGAATGGGTGGACGATTTCGACACCGCCATGGTCACGGGCGAATCCCGCGCCGACGCCGCTCGCGACCAGAATCTTTTCTGTGGAGGCGCCGCCCTGGCGTCCACCGACCCAAGCGACTACGCAGGCTTCATGCGCCAGGCTCTGCGTTCATCACTCAAAGCCCGTCAAGGCACCAGCTCCCTCGGATTCCGCTGTGCCGCCGATATTTCAAAGCCATGAACACCTCACTCCTACGTTTCGCAGTTGTTCTATTCGCCGCCGTCCCCGCACTCATGGCGGGTACGCCTGCCTGCTGTCACGCGCCGCTCACCGCGGATGCTCCGCTGCCAGCCGCCTCACTCTACCAGACGGAAGTTGCGTTCACGACAGACTCAGACACTCCGCTCCGGCTCGCCGAATTGCGCGGCCAGCCTGTCGCCCTGGTCATGTTCTTCGCTTCTTGCACGCACGCCTGCCCTGCGACCGTTGTCGATCTCGTGCGCATCCGGGAGAAGGTCCCGGCGGCGCTTCGCGAAAAGACCCGCATCGTGATGGTGACTTTTGATGTTGAACGGGACACCCCCGCCGCTCTCCGCGCCTTCCGCGAAAGCCGCGGCATCCCGGCCGACTGGGTGCTGCTGCACGGATCAAACGACGCCGTGCGAGAACTCGCCGCCCTCCTCGGGGTGAAGTACAAGCGCGAGGCCGACGGCATGTTCGCCCACTCCAATCTCGTTACCATTCTCTCCCGCGACGGCGAAATCACCCACCAGCGCGCCGGCCTGACCGGAGGCCTGGACGAAGCTGCGGCCGCACTTGCCGCTGCAGCCGCCGTGGGTGACGGCGCCCGGTCCTGATTCGCGGTCAATGCAGCTTTCGCTCCTCCATCAGGCATCTTCCCTGAGGAGGAGTTCAACAGGATTCAACAGCGAGGATCCATGACCGGTTGACGCCGTGCCGGTCGCTTCAGAGCATGGCGGGCATGAAACTTCGCGTCCTCACCACGGGCGGAACCATCGACAAGATCTATTTCGACGCAGCCAGCACCTACGATGTCGGGGATCCACAGGTCGATCCCGTGTTCAAGGAGTCAAACGTCACCTTTGAATACGTCGTGGAGTCCGTGCTGCGAAAGGACAGCCTCGTGATGACGGACGCCGATCGT
Proteins encoded in this region:
- the nirK gene encoding nitrite reductase, copper-containing, with product MKNARFLAGILFASVTAANAFEGPSEAIGRVHLPAHIAALPIEEAVLTAPPHVPPAIKRRSPARVVVHLEVREVTARIADGTQYTFWTFGGSVPGSFIRIRKGDVVEFHLNNHPSSKLPHNIDLHAVTGSGGGASSTFTAPGHSSQFTFKALNPGLFVYHCATAPVPMHIGNGMYGLILVEPEEGLPPVDKEYYVMQGDFYTNGPYAGGGLQLFDTPKSIDERPTYVLFNGSVGSIIGDKSLTAEVGEKVRIYFGVGGPNLTSSFHVIGEIFDKVYVEGGTHVAQENVQTTMVPAGGAAILDFKVDVPGTYVLVDHSLSRAFNKGALGMLKVSGPEDRVIYSGKEVDAVYLGSAAEAGSIAAKQQVDLEKKIAAEIKANPTIVSLNKEMQMAKGKQIYMGNCFACHLPSGEGIPGVFPPLAKSDYMMADRDRAIRIVMKGLNGPITVNGQAYNGVMPPQRDILTEEQMADVLTYVTNTWGNTAEAFTVDDVRRVKGE
- a CDS encoding SCO family protein, which gives rise to MNTSLLRFAVVLFAAVPALMAGTPACCHAPLTADAPLPAASLYQTEVAFTTDSDTPLRLAELRGQPVALVMFFASCTHACPATVVDLVRIREKVPAALREKTRIVMVTFDVERDTPAALRAFRESRGIPADWVLLHGSNDAVRELAALLGVKYKREADGMFAHSNLVTILSRDGEITHQRAGLTGGLDEAAAALAAAAAVGDGARS
- a CDS encoding formylglycine-generating enzyme family protein, translated to MPRHAFLPIAAAVALATGSALIAGEAMVTIPAGIHRPVTRSATDPEAIQVAAFRLETLPVTNAEFLAFVTANPQWRRSQVSPLFADETYLRHWAGDLELGAKALPDAPVVNVTWFAARAYARSQNRRLPTLAEWELAATAGYATRIGRDEPAFVRDLYAWLVAPTPDVIPSVSTARATLDGARGLHGLVWEWVDDFDTAMVTGESRADAARDQNLFCGGAALASTDPSDYAGFMRQALRSSLKARQGTSSLGFRCAADISKP
- a CDS encoding ABC-F family ATP-binding cassette domain-containing protein produces the protein MLTIADVAKSYGTRELFAGVSLFVARTDRFGLVGPNGAGKSTLFNLILGEEAPDEGTITWERGSDFGFLPQESAPVGDESILHIATSGRKLEPENDDDYDIDYTLEPRAKKILAGLGFREADALKPAKSFSGGWVMRAHLARLLVNEPALLLLDEPTNHLDLEALLWFQDYLTRYPGGLVVISHDRAFLNALCNGILELRSGTLHRYTGNYDDYLVEKEARKEQQAAAFKNQQREIAHLQKFVDRFGAKASMASRAKSKEKQIERLKEVAVDEPMEELKRIHFKFPQPPRSGLKVATLENVQQAYGDHVVYRDLNFSAERGQRIVLVGPNGSGKSTLLKILADVIPIQGGTRETGSNVVTGYFAQNRLDNLKADSTVFDNVMELRTQENQLTEQQVRAILGAFLFRKDDVFKKVSVLSGGEKSRLALARLLVKPPNFLMMDEPTTHLDIQSIDALVNALKDYEGTLVFISHDVYFIRALAQTVLHVHSGRLTPYAGNYDYYLEKSKATNERAALTAGFTDARPAQSAETQKPAAPARKPAVNKAELKQLRTEVGKLEQTVSELEAKQSELTAELEAPETYAVPGKAQHLNRELSSIVDQITEATEAWEQAAGRLAEMEKAG
- a CDS encoding type II toxin-antitoxin system VapC family toxin, coding for MRYLLDTHAVLWSAADSIRLSASVRRLLRDRPDSDFAMAAISLLEIARLASVREVGLDPSPAQWLEDIPQRYAILPLTPAIAWRTVCLEWTHKDPADRMICATALEHQLTVITQDREITRWGGVRVLW